GCCAAGGCCAACCAGGTGTCGTGACCGGATGGGTTCGCCGAGCCGGTGAACCCATCCGGTCGCGGCACCGGGGCCGGGACGGGGTCCGGCGGATCCGCTGCCCCGACCCCGGTGCTCACTCGCCCGGCACGGTGACCGGCCCCCGGCACGCTCTGCTGGTCGGCCCGGGCCGCCCGGCATCCGGCCGGAGGTCCACGGTCCCCGGAGGGCCGGACTCCGGATTCGTGTGCCAGGCTTGGGCCGCGCCACGGGCGCCATGAACAGAAGAGGGAGGGGATCGCGGGTGGCCGCGATGCAGCTGACACGCACGCACCGCATACTCATCGGCGTGGTGGTCGCCGGTGCGGTGATCATCGCCGCGATCGGTTTCGCCGGGTCGTACGCCGCCGTGCGCGAGCTCGCCGAGAAGAAGGGCTTCGGCCGGTTCTCCCTGGTCTTCCCCATCGGCATCGACGCGGGCATCTGCGTACTGCTCGCACTCGACCTCCTGCTGACCTGGATCCGCATCCCCTTCCCCCTGCTGCGCCAGACTGCCTGGCTGCTCACGGCGGCGACGATCGCCTTCAACGGCGCGGCCGCCTGGCCCGACCCGCTCGGCGTCGGCATGCACGCCGTCATCCCCGTCCTGTTCGTGGTGTCCGTCGAGGCCGCCCGCCACGCGGTGGGCAGGATCGCGGACATCACCGCCGACAAGCACATGGAGGGCGTGCGCCTCACCCGCTGGCTGCTCTCCCCGGTGCCGACGTTCCGGCTGTGGCGGCGGATGAAGCTGTGGGAGCTGCGCAGTTACGAGCAGGTCATCAAGCTGGAGCAGGACCGGCTGATCTACCAGGCCCGGCTGCAGGCCCGCTTCGGACGGGCGTGGCGCCGCAAGGCCCCGGTCGAAGCCCTGATGCCGCTGCGGCTCGCGAAGTACGGCGTGCCGTTGGCGGAGACCGCGCCGGCGGGCCTGGCCGCGGCCGGCATCGAGCCGCAGTTGCTGCCGCCGCAGCCCGCGGCACCGGAGCTGGAACCCACCGGGCCCGCACGGGCGCAGGGGCCGGTGGTGGCCGCCGGGGAGGAGCCGAGCCAGTGGTTCGCCACCCCTCAGCAGGTGCAGTACAAGGGCGACTACGACCCGGACTACGAGCCGGCCACGTACGTCCCGGGGCCGGACCACCGGGCCTGGTACGACGAGCAGCCGCAGCGCATCCCGGTGCCGCAGCCGCGCGCGGCCGAGCCCGGACCCGTCCCGCAGCCGCAGGCGTCGGAGCCCGAACCGGTGCCTGTCCGGACTCAGGCGCCGGAGCCGACGTTCCCGGTGCCGAACGGGGCGGGCGGCATGAGGCCGTTGGGTGAGGGCGTGCAGGACGCCCTGCCTTCGGACGAGAACCTGTACCAGGTGTTCCGGCGCTCGATAGAGGGCGAGGGCATGCCGACGCCCGGCGCCTTCGCGTCGAACGTCGAGGCCGCGTACGGGCTGCACCTCCAGCCCCGTGAGCTGAACCAGTACATGGACCGGTTCACGACCCGCTTCAACAACGAACTGATGGAAGACCACATCGCGTAGGACGCCGACGTGGCCACCGGACGGCCGTGGAGGGACCGGGTACGCCGCCCGCGCCGGCGCGCCGATGGGCACCGTGAACCGGCGGTCCCGGGCGGTACTGCCGATCGGCCGAGTCCGCATGACGCAGCGACGCCGAAGGGCTCCCACCCGCCGAGGGGGAGAGCCCTTCTTCCGTCCGGCCGCCGGAGCCCCCGGGGCCCCGGCCGGTCAGGACGCCAGCAGCTTGCGCACCCGGTCGGCCCCGACGGCCAGGAGCAGCGTCGGGAGGCGCGGGCCCGTCTCGCGACTCACCAGCAGTCGGTAGAGCAGCGCGAAGTAGGAACGCTGGGCGGTCTTCAGCTCCGGCGTCGGCTTGGCGTCCGGATCCAGGCCCGCCATCACCTTCGGCACTCCGTAGACGAGGGTCGTCAGACCGTCCAGTGACCAGTGGGTGTCCAGCCCCTCCATCAGCAGGCGCAGCGACTCGCGCGCCTCGCCGTCGAGCGAGCCGAGCAGCTCCGCGTCCGGCTCGGAACGCACGACGGTGCGGGCGTCGGCCGGGACCTGGGTCGTGATCCAGTTCTCCGCGCGGTCCAGCCGGGGACGGGCCTCGTCGAGCGAGGACAGCGGGTTCGCCGGGTCCAGCTCACTGAGGATGCGCAACGTCTGCTCATCGTGACCGGCGGTGATGTCGACGACCGAGGCGAGTGTGCGGTACGGCAGCGGGCGGGGCGTGCGCGGCAGCTCACCCGCGGCGGTGCGGGCCGCGCGCGCGTGGGCGGCGGCGTCGGCCGGGAGCGCGGAACCCTCCGCGACCTTGGACTCCAGCTTGTCCCACTCGTCGTAGAGCCGCTGGATCTCCTGGTCGAAAGCGATCTTGAAGGACTGGTTGGGCCTGCGGCGGGCGTACAGCCAGCGAAGCAGGGGGGCCTCCATGATCTTCAGCGCGTCCGCCGGCGTCGGCACACCACCGCGCGACGACGACATCTTGGCCATACCGGAGATGCCCACGAAGGCGTACATCGGGCCGATCGGCTGGACGCCGTCGAAGACCTCGCGGACGATCTGACCGCCGACGACGAACGACGAC
The genomic region above belongs to Streptomyces marianii and contains:
- a CDS encoding DUF2637 domain-containing protein, which codes for MQLTRTHRILIGVVVAGAVIIAAIGFAGSYAAVRELAEKKGFGRFSLVFPIGIDAGICVLLALDLLLTWIRIPFPLLRQTAWLLTAATIAFNGAAAWPDPLGVGMHAVIPVLFVVSVEAARHAVGRIADITADKHMEGVRLTRWLLSPVPTFRLWRRMKLWELRSYEQVIKLEQDRLIYQARLQARFGRAWRRKAPVEALMPLRLAKYGVPLAETAPAGLAAAGIEPQLLPPQPAAPELEPTGPARAQGPVVAAGEEPSQWFATPQQVQYKGDYDPDYEPATYVPGPDHRAWYDEQPQRIPVPQPRAAEPGPVPQPQASEPEPVPVRTQAPEPTFPVPNGAGGMRPLGEGVQDALPSDENLYQVFRRSIEGEGMPTPGAFASNVEAAYGLHLQPRELNQYMDRFTTRFNNELMEDHIA